From Leptotrichia wadei, one genomic window encodes:
- a CDS encoding amino acid ABC transporter substrate-binding protein has product MKKMLLLMVLALSVFMCSVQKEEKKEENNANGIPKKIVVGLDDSFVPMGFKNEKGEIVGFDIDLARAVAQKLGSQVEFKPINWDSKILDLNGGNIDLIWNGLTITDERKKETEMTKPYLTSHQLIITKTGSNIKTKADLKGKIVGSQSESSGEEAVKKSGEDKTFKEFKTYAQYDQAFMDLDAGRIDAIIADEVLAKYTKKTKETQAKKELYNILSDNYGEEEYGIAAKKGNTKLIEAINKAIEELKADGTYQKIYSKWFKD; this is encoded by the coding sequence ATGAAAAAAATGTTGTTGTTGATGGTTCTGGCATTGAGCGTTTTTATGTGCAGTGTCCAGAAAGAGGAAAAGAAAGAAGAAAATAATGCTAATGGAATTCCTAAAAAAATTGTAGTTGGACTTGATGATTCATTTGTTCCAATGGGATTTAAAAATGAAAAAGGTGAAATTGTAGGATTTGACATTGATTTGGCTAGGGCGGTAGCTCAAAAGTTAGGAAGTCAAGTTGAATTTAAACCAATAAACTGGGATTCTAAGATACTTGACTTAAATGGTGGGAATATTGACTTGATTTGGAATGGGCTTACTATAACAGATGAGAGAAAAAAAGAAACTGAAATGACAAAGCCATATTTGACAAGTCATCAGCTTATAATAACAAAAACAGGTTCAAATATTAAGACAAAGGCTGATTTAAAAGGGAAAATTGTTGGAAGCCAAAGTGAAAGCAGTGGAGAAGAAGCAGTTAAAAAATCAGGTGAAGACAAGACATTTAAGGAATTTAAAACTTATGCGCAGTATGATCAGGCATTTATGGATCTTGATGCCGGGAGAATTGATGCAATTATAGCTGATGAAGTATTGGCAAAATATACTAAAAAAACGAAAGAAACTCAAGCTAAAAAAGAGCTTTACAATATTTTAAGCGATAATTACGGAGAAGAAGAATACGGAATTGCCGCTAAAAAAGGGAACACTAAGTTGATAGAAGCAATAAACAAGGCTATTGAAGAATTAAAAGCAGACGGGACTTACCAAAAAATTTATTCTAAGTGGTTTAAAGATTAG
- a CDS encoding amino acid ABC transporter permease: MNQALTIFIELVKTLPNIIMLYILTIIFSIPLGILGALAYTGKNKIVKFFISVYTWIFRGTPLMLQLMVVYYGIPLMKVGGYKIVLEPYTAATITFIINYAAYLVEIMRSGIESIDKGQHEAAKVLGYSYWQKIIYVILPQTIRRVLPTLGNEAITLIKDTSLIYVLAVTEVMKRTKELANIYYNITPYICAIIIYLVLSFAIDRLFKNIEKRNKVRI, from the coding sequence ATGAACCAAGCGTTGACAATATTTATTGAACTGGTAAAAACATTACCAAATATCATAATGCTGTATATACTTACAATCATATTTTCCATCCCGTTGGGAATTTTAGGAGCGTTGGCATATACAGGAAAAAATAAAATAGTAAAATTCTTTATTTCGGTTTATACCTGGATTTTTCGTGGTACACCTTTAATGCTGCAATTAATGGTAGTTTATTATGGAATTCCGCTTATGAAAGTTGGTGGATATAAAATCGTGCTTGAGCCATATACTGCGGCAACCATTACATTTATTATAAATTATGCGGCATATCTTGTGGAAATTATGAGAAGCGGGATAGAAAGTATTGACAAAGGACAGCATGAGGCGGCAAAAGTGCTTGGTTACAGTTATTGGCAAAAAATAATATATGTCATTTTACCTCAAACAATAAGAAGAGTGCTGCCAACATTGGGAAATGAAGCGATTACGCTTATAAAGGATACTTCACTTATATATGTCCTGGCTGTAACTGAAGTTATGAAACGGACAAAGGAGCTGGCTAACATTTATTATAATATTACGCCGTATATCTGTGCAATTATTATTTATCTTGTACTAAGTTTTGCGATTGACAGATTGTTTAAAAATATTGAAAAAAGAAATAAAGTTAGAATTTAG
- a CDS encoding amino acid ABC transporter ATP-binding protein, translating into MVEVKNLKKQYGDNVILKNINLHIDRGEVVSLIGPSGSGKSTILRCIADLESITSGEILIEGNNLTDKNVDKKIKKEMLLKTGMVFQTFNLFPHMSVRNNIVRTLKLVKNMNTEKAESIVKEMLSLVGLSDKINNYPNELSGGQKQRVAIARALALKPDIMLFDEPTSALDPELVKEVLDIIRKLKSQKITMLIVSHEMNFVREISDRVIIMEKGEILETGTPKQIFENPSSQRVREFLNANK; encoded by the coding sequence ATAGTAGAAGTAAAAAATCTGAAAAAACAGTATGGCGATAATGTAATTTTAAAAAATATAAATTTACATATTGACAGGGGAGAAGTTGTTTCATTAATAGGGCCTTCAGGAAGTGGAAAATCAACGATCTTGCGATGTATAGCAGATCTTGAGTCGATAACATCTGGAGAAATTTTGATTGAAGGAAACAATTTAACAGATAAAAATGTAGATAAAAAAATAAAAAAGGAAATGCTGTTAAAAACTGGAATGGTTTTTCAGACATTTAATTTATTTCCACACATGTCAGTTAGAAATAATATAGTTAGAACTTTAAAATTAGTAAAGAATATGAATACAGAAAAAGCTGAAAGTATCGTAAAGGAAATGTTGAGTTTAGTAGGGCTTTCTGATAAAATTAATAATTATCCAAATGAACTTTCAGGAGGGCAGAAGCAAAGAGTTGCAATAGCAAGAGCATTGGCACTGAAGCCGGATATTATGCTTTTTGACGAGCCTACATCGGCACTTGATCCAGAACTTGTAAAAGAGGTGCTGGATATAATAAGAAAATTGAAGAGTCAGAAAATAACGATGTTGATTGTAAGTCACGAAATGAACTTTGTACGTGAAATTTCAGATAGAGTAATTATTATGGAAAAGGGTGAAATACTGGAAACAGGAACTCCAAAGCAAATATTTGAAAACCCGTCTTCTCAAAGAGTAAGGGAATTTCTGAATGCAAATAAATAA
- a CDS encoding methionine ABC transporter ATP-binding protein gives MEGFIKIKNLVKKYQLNNGKELLAVNNVNLDIEQGDIYGIMGLSGAGKSTLIRLLNRLEEPTSGEILVKQEIVDKKDNTVTGYEDKNILKFNMKMLREYRKKTGMIFQHFNLLNSRNVAENVAFPLEISKWKKKDIEKRVDELLEIVGLSDKKLNYPEQLSGGQKQRVAIARALANNPKILLSDEATSALDPRTTNSILELLKDINKKFGITIILITHQMEVIKKICNKTAIMSDGQIIEKGETKEIFLNPKTDLAKEFVGNISHEEFRTEEEKKHREENNGKLRLRLKYNEDQVNESYITKIIRKYDVEVNILSGFIDKVGDVIVGNLLIEISASEEKSKDIIEWLKENKIDSEVL, from the coding sequence ATGGAGGGTTTTATTAAGATAAAAAATTTGGTTAAGAAATATCAGCTTAATAACGGTAAAGAATTATTAGCTGTAAATAATGTAAACCTTGATATTGAACAAGGCGATATTTATGGAATTATGGGGCTTAGTGGAGCTGGGAAGTCAACACTTATTAGACTTCTTAACAGGTTGGAAGAGCCTACTTCTGGAGAAATTTTGGTAAAACAGGAAATTGTTGACAAAAAAGATAATACAGTTACTGGATATGAGGATAAAAATATTTTGAAATTTAATATGAAAATGCTGCGTGAATATCGGAAAAAAACGGGAATGATTTTTCAGCACTTTAATTTGCTAAATTCAAGAAATGTTGCGGAAAATGTGGCTTTTCCGTTGGAAATTTCAAAATGGAAAAAAAAGGATATAGAAAAAAGAGTAGATGAGCTGCTGGAAATCGTGGGACTTTCAGATAAAAAACTGAATTACCCTGAACAGCTTTCAGGAGGGCAAAAGCAAAGAGTTGCGATTGCAAGGGCGTTGGCTAATAATCCGAAAATATTGCTGTCGGATGAGGCAACTTCAGCACTTGATCCAAGAACTACTAATTCTATTTTGGAACTATTGAAGGATATAAATAAAAAATTTGGGATAACGATAATTCTTATTACTCACCAGATGGAAGTTATAAAAAAAATATGCAATAAAACGGCAATTATGTCGGATGGTCAAATTATTGAAAAAGGGGAAACAAAAGAGATTTTCCTGAATCCTAAAACAGATTTAGCAAAAGAATTTGTAGGAAATATTTCCCATGAAGAATTCCGCACAGAAGAAGAAAAGAAACATCGTGAGGAAAATAACGGGAAATTGCGGTTAAGGCTAAAATATAATGAGGATCAGGTAAATGAATCGTATATTACAAAAATTATCCGTAAATATGATGTTGAAGTAAATATTTTAAGCGGATTTATTGATAAAGTGGGCGATGTTATCGTGGGAAATTTACTGATAGAAATTTCTGCAAGTGAAGAGAAATCCAAGGATATTATTGAATGGCTAAAAGAAAATAAAATAGATTCGGAGGTGTTATAA
- a CDS encoding methionine ABC transporter permease, translating to MGFDWVKFFQFQNMAQPLWETFYMVFFSTVVALIIGLPVGILLVTSDEKGIKPNKTLHKILDIVIVNITRSIPFIILIVLLIPLSKLIFKYSFGSVSFIVPLSLGSAPFVARIIEGALKEVDEGLIEASKSMGAKTSEIIFKVMIPEALPSLVHGITLTLISLIGYSAMAGTIGGGGLGNAAVIDGFQRNNPELMWQATVVTIILVQIIQFIGDRIVRALLEKRKRA from the coding sequence ATGGGATTTGATTGGGTTAAGTTTTTTCAGTTTCAAAATATGGCTCAACCATTATGGGAAACATTTTATATGGTGTTTTTTTCAACAGTTGTAGCATTAATTATCGGACTTCCAGTTGGAATTTTACTTGTCACTTCTGATGAAAAAGGAATAAAACCTAATAAAACTTTACATAAAATACTGGATATAGTTATTGTAAATATAACAAGATCTATACCGTTTATAATTTTGATAGTTTTATTAATTCCGCTTTCAAAATTAATATTTAAATATTCATTCGGAAGTGTTTCGTTTATTGTGCCGCTGTCATTGGGGTCAGCACCGTTTGTGGCAAGAATAATTGAAGGGGCTTTAAAGGAAGTTGATGAAGGGCTTATTGAGGCTTCAAAATCAATGGGAGCAAAAACATCTGAAATAATTTTTAAAGTTATGATACCTGAAGCATTGCCATCGCTTGTTCACGGAATTACATTAACATTAATCAGTTTAATTGGATATTCTGCAATGGCTGGTACAATTGGTGGAGGTGGACTTGGAAATGCCGCTGTAATAGATGGATTTCAAAGAAATAATCCTGAATTGATGTGGCAGGCAACAGTTGTTACAATTATTCTGGTTCAAATTATTCAGTTTATTGGAGATAGAATTGTAAGGGCATTGCTTGAAAAAAGAAAAAGGGCATAA
- a CDS encoding MetQ/NlpA family ABC transporter substrate-binding protein, with amino-acid sequence MKKLFTLVLMIALFIVSCGGKGQKLRVGATPIPHGDLLNLVKDDLKKEGIDLEVVPYTDYILPNKALADKSIDANFFQHVPYMEDFGKKNHIDMVAVGNIHLEPMALYSKKIKNIKDLKSGDTLIIPNDPTNGGRALILLDKAGIIKLKDNKNLSATPADIVQNPKNLKIVTMSNEQIAPRLDEVAGAIINSNFAIDAKVTKNEIILIEGKDSPYVNVVTVLKENQNDERVKKLVKALQSEKVKKYIEEKYDGRVIPAF; translated from the coding sequence ATGAAAAAATTGTTTACATTAGTGCTGATGATAGCACTGTTTATCGTATCTTGTGGTGGAAAAGGCCAAAAATTAAGAGTGGGAGCAACACCAATACCACATGGTGATTTATTAAATTTAGTAAAGGATGATTTGAAAAAAGAAGGAATTGACTTGGAAGTTGTTCCGTATACTGATTATATCTTGCCAAATAAGGCGCTTGCAGATAAAAGTATAGATGCTAACTTTTTCCAACATGTTCCGTATATGGAAGACTTTGGAAAGAAAAATCATATTGATATGGTTGCAGTTGGGAATATTCATTTAGAGCCAATGGCATTGTATTCTAAAAAAATAAAAAATATTAAAGATTTGAAAAGTGGAGATACTTTAATAATTCCTAACGACCCTACTAATGGAGGACGTGCATTAATCTTACTTGACAAAGCTGGAATCATAAAATTAAAAGACAATAAAAATTTATCAGCAACACCTGCTGACATTGTTCAAAATCCTAAAAATTTAAAAATTGTGACAATGTCAAATGAACAAATTGCACCAAGATTAGATGAAGTTGCAGGAGCAATTATAAATTCAAATTTTGCAATTGATGCAAAAGTTACAAAAAATGAGATTATCTTAATAGAAGGAAAAGATTCTCCTTATGTAAATGTTGTTACTGTTTTAAAAGAAAATCAAAATGATGAAAGAGTGAAAAAACTTGTAAAGGCATTGCAAAGTGAAAAAGTTAAAAAATATATTGAAGAAAAATATGATGGTAGAGTAATTCCAGCATTTTAA
- a CDS encoding M13 family metallopeptidase — protein MKKLLIVSLFLASINLIYAENENVDNNKLSLERSYQNTGNTAAQTVQKRSGFWDFYEKQQAKLLKEKDKELFDNLSTKTRSQDDFYKYVNENWDEKTQIPSTKPAWGSFYELNEKNQDFLRNLIKELKNKKTSLTADEKKVLTLYDSYSDMKKRNEEGLSPIQKDLEKINGIQNIEDLKKYNVEVTKYGSSEFYGWGIGTDLNNSKNNAVYLGSAGIGLSRDYYQKDTKENRAILEEYTKYVSDMLKYLGEDNTLERAKKIVAFEKGIANTLMTNEERHDVKKYNNPVKVSDLATLSKNVDLAQYLKQLNVKTDKVIITELNYYKNLDNFVNDENIDIIKDYMRYNLISSAAGVLNDELDARSFEFFGKYLNGQKERETLEKRALNFTDGSLGEIIGKIYIQRNFSPEAKKNAKEMVDYIKKAMKNRIEKLDWMSAATKKKALEKLAKINVKIGYPDKWKDYSKMTISSSDSLYDQLKGISEWAYNEELKKVGKPVDKTEWYMSPHTINAYYSPTSNEIVFPAGILQYPFYDYNKLEVASNFGAIGTVIGHELTHAFDVSGAEYDGDGNVKNWWTAEDKAKFDLATKKLENQFSKYTVGDGVHVNGKYTLTENIADLGGLNVAYDALQLYLKDHPNSSKAYPDTVNKLFFLSFARMWRQKSTPEYLKNLAKTDSHSPNIFRVNGTLENIDAFHKVFETKPGDKMYKAPEDRIKIW, from the coding sequence ATGAAAAAATTACTTATAGTTTCGCTATTTTTAGCTAGCATTAATTTAATTTATGCAGAAAATGAGAATGTCGATAATAATAAACTTTCATTGGAAAGATCATATCAAAATACTGGAAATACAGCAGCGCAGACTGTTCAAAAAAGATCAGGATTCTGGGATTTTTATGAAAAGCAGCAGGCAAAACTTTTGAAGGAAAAAGATAAGGAGTTATTCGATAATCTTAGTACAAAAACTAGATCTCAAGATGATTTTTACAAATATGTAAATGAAAATTGGGATGAGAAGACGCAGATTCCGAGTACGAAGCCGGCTTGGGGATCATTTTATGAACTTAATGAAAAAAATCAGGATTTTTTACGTAATTTGATAAAGGAATTAAAAAATAAGAAGACTTCGCTGACTGCGGATGAAAAAAAGGTATTGACACTTTATGACAGTTATTCTGATATGAAAAAAAGAAATGAAGAAGGATTATCGCCTATTCAAAAGGATTTGGAAAAAATAAACGGGATTCAAAATATTGAGGATTTAAAAAAATACAATGTAGAAGTTACAAAATATGGAAGTTCTGAATTTTATGGATGGGGGATAGGCACTGATCTTAACAATTCTAAAAATAATGCGGTATATTTAGGAAGTGCAGGGATTGGATTGTCAAGAGATTATTACCAGAAGGATACTAAGGAAAATAGGGCAATATTGGAGGAATATACAAAATATGTCAGTGACATGTTGAAATATTTGGGAGAAGATAATACTCTTGAAAGAGCTAAAAAGATAGTTGCTTTTGAAAAGGGGATTGCAAATACTTTAATGACTAATGAAGAACGTCACGATGTTAAAAAGTATAATAATCCAGTAAAAGTAAGTGATTTAGCTACATTGTCTAAGAATGTAGACTTGGCTCAATATTTGAAACAGTTAAATGTGAAAACGGATAAAGTAATAATAACAGAGTTGAACTATTATAAAAATTTGGATAATTTTGTAAATGATGAGAATATTGACATAATTAAAGATTATATGAGATATAATTTAATTAGTTCTGCGGCAGGAGTTTTGAATGATGAGCTTGATGCTAGAAGTTTTGAATTTTTTGGAAAATATTTGAATGGACAAAAGGAAAGGGAAACGCTTGAAAAGAGAGCATTGAACTTTACAGATGGAAGTCTTGGGGAAATAATTGGAAAGATTTATATTCAAAGAAATTTCTCACCTGAAGCGAAGAAAAATGCCAAAGAAATGGTTGATTACATCAAGAAGGCAATGAAAAACAGAATTGAAAAACTGGATTGGATGAGTGCTGCAACTAAGAAAAAAGCTCTTGAAAAACTGGCAAAAATTAATGTTAAAATAGGATATCCTGACAAATGGAAAGATTACAGCAAAATGACAATTTCAAGCAGTGATTCGTTGTATGATCAATTAAAGGGAATTAGTGAATGGGCTTATAACGAAGAGCTTAAAAAAGTAGGAAAGCCGGTAGATAAGACAGAATGGTACATGTCACCTCATACAATAAATGCCTATTATTCTCCAACAAGCAATGAGATTGTATTCCCAGCAGGAATTTTGCAGTATCCATTTTATGACTATAATAAATTAGAAGTGGCAAGTAACTTTGGAGCAATAGGGACAGTTATTGGGCATGAACTTACTCATGCATTTGATGTGTCTGGTGCTGAATATGATGGCGATGGAAATGTTAAGAACTGGTGGACTGCTGAAGATAAGGCAAAATTTGATTTGGCTACAAAAAAACTGGAAAATCAATTTTCAAAATATACAGTTGGAGATGGAGTTCATGTTAATGGAAAATATACATTAACAGAAAATATTGCAGATCTTGGGGGATTAAACGTTGCTTATGATGCATTGCAATTATATTTGAAGGATCATCCAAATTCCTCAAAAGCCTACCCAGATACGGTAAATAAATTATTCTTTTTAAGTTTTGCAAGAATGTGGCGACAAAAATCTACTCCAGAATATTTAAAGAATCTGGCAAAAACAGATTCACATTCACCAAATATATTCCGTGTAAACGGAACTTTGGAAAATATTGACGCATTCCATAAAGTATTTGAAACAAAACCAGGGGATAAAATGTACAAGGCTCCTGAAGATAGAATAAAAATCTGGTAA
- the lpxC gene encoding UDP-3-O-acyl-N-acetylglucosamine deacetylase has product MKRKTIKNTVEISGIGLHKGEKIKMVLRPVSQETGIVFKRLDVNDKNNVIKVAHENLFDLERGTNIQNEDGVRLHTIEHFMSALSVCGITDIFVEIEGNEMPILDGSSIQFVEKIESAGILELDEEIEPVVIKEPVIFSDEKAGKYVMALPYDGFKISYTIDFNHSFLKSQYYELEVNLENYVENIAKCRTFAFDYEIDFLKKNNLALGGSLENAVVVGADGPLNPEGLRYLDEFVRHKILDIIGDLYVLGTPIKAHIIAIKAGHFINSQLTGMIAKKYL; this is encoded by the coding sequence GTGAAAAGAAAAACTATTAAAAATACAGTTGAAATTTCAGGAATTGGGCTTCATAAGGGCGAAAAGATAAAAATGGTATTAAGACCTGTAAGTCAGGAAACTGGGATTGTTTTTAAAAGATTGGATGTTAATGATAAAAATAATGTTATAAAAGTTGCTCATGAAAATTTGTTTGATTTGGAAAGAGGAACTAATATTCAAAATGAGGATGGAGTGAGACTTCATACGATCGAGCATTTTATGTCGGCACTTTCAGTTTGCGGGATTACTGATATTTTTGTGGAAATTGAAGGGAATGAAATGCCGATTTTGGATGGAAGTTCAATTCAGTTTGTGGAAAAAATTGAAAGTGCGGGGATTTTAGAATTGGATGAGGAAATAGAGCCTGTTGTGATTAAGGAGCCTGTTATTTTTTCAGATGAGAAGGCTGGGAAATATGTGATGGCATTGCCTTATGATGGATTTAAAATATCTTATACGATTGATTTTAATCATAGTTTTTTAAAATCACAGTATTATGAGCTGGAAGTAAATTTGGAAAATTATGTGGAAAATATTGCAAAATGTAGAACTTTTGCCTTTGATTATGAAATTGATTTTCTTAAAAAGAATAATCTGGCACTGGGAGGAAGTTTGGAAAATGCTGTGGTAGTTGGAGCTGATGGGCCTTTAAATCCAGAAGGATTGAGATACCTTGATGAATTTGTCAGACATAAAATTCTTGATATAATTGGAGATTTATATGTTTTGGGAACTCCAATAAAAGCTCATATTATTGCGATAAAGGCTGGGCATTTTATAAATTCGCAATTAACTGGAATGATTGCAAAAAAATATTTGTAA
- the fabZ gene encoding 3-hydroxyacyl-ACP dehydratase FabZ, with the protein MAANETIMNVEDIMKILPHRYPFLLVDRVIEKNGTDSLVAIKNLTMNEEFFQGHFPGKPVMPGVLQMEALAQAVGLLMLEPGKIPLFMSIDKCKFRKPVVPGDQLRLEVEKLSVRRNIIVAKGKCLVDGAVVSEGELKFAVTDM; encoded by the coding sequence ATGGCAGCAAATGAAACAATTATGAATGTAGAGGATATTATGAAAATATTGCCGCATAGATACCCATTTTTATTGGTAGATAGAGTTATAGAAAAAAATGGAACAGATAGTTTGGTAGCAATTAAGAATTTGACAATGAATGAAGAATTTTTTCAAGGACATTTTCCTGGGAAGCCTGTTATGCCAGGAGTTTTGCAAATGGAAGCACTTGCACAAGCAGTTGGGCTGCTTATGCTAGAACCTGGGAAAATACCTTTATTTATGTCAATTGATAAATGTAAGTTCAGAAAACCTGTTGTGCCTGGGGATCAGTTAAGACTTGAAGTGGAAAAATTAAGTGTAAGAAGAAATATTATTGTAGCAAAAGGGAAATGTTTAGTTGATGGAGCTGTTGTAAGTGAAGGTGAATTAAAATTTGCTGTAACAGATATGTAA
- the lpxA gene encoding acyl-ACP--UDP-N-acetylglucosamine O-acyltransferase translates to MSSKNIHPTAIVDPNAKLGENVKIGAYSIIGPEVTIGNGTVVESHVVIEGETIIGENNYIFSFASIGKDPQDLKFAGEKTRVVIGNNNKIREFVTIHRGTTDKYETRVGNNTLVMAYVHIAHDCIIGDNCVLANAATFAGHVEVEDYAVVGGLTAVHQFTRVGRHAMIGGCSAVNQDVVPYMLSEGNKARAVYINIVGLQRRDFSDEQIKRLRELYKIIFKKKLKLEEALQTVEREYGQYEEAQNLINFIRKSKRGITR, encoded by the coding sequence ATGAGTTCAAAGAATATACATCCAACGGCAATTGTTGATCCAAATGCTAAACTTGGAGAAAATGTAAAAATAGGGGCTTACTCGATTATAGGTCCGGAAGTTACAATTGGTAACGGGACAGTTGTAGAATCACATGTTGTAATTGAGGGTGAAACAATTATTGGTGAAAATAATTATATTTTTTCTTTTGCATCAATTGGGAAGGATCCGCAGGATTTGAAATTCGCAGGAGAAAAAACTAGGGTTGTTATTGGAAATAATAATAAAATTCGTGAATTTGTTACAATTCATCGGGGAACTACTGATAAATATGAAACAAGAGTTGGAAATAATACGCTTGTAATGGCTTATGTTCATATTGCTCACGATTGTATAATTGGAGATAACTGTGTATTGGCAAATGCTGCGACTTTTGCAGGACATGTGGAAGTGGAAGATTATGCGGTGGTAGGTGGACTTACTGCTGTGCATCAGTTTACAAGAGTTGGGCGGCATGCGATGATAGGTGGATGTTCGGCTGTAAATCAGGATGTTGTTCCTTATATGCTGTCTGAAGGTAATAAAGCAAGAGCTGTATATATAAATATTGTAGGACTTCAACGTAGAGATTTTTCAGATGAGCAGATAAAAAGATTGAGAGAGCTGTATAAAATTATATTTAAGAAAAAATTGAAACTGGAAGAAGCTCTTCAGACAGTTGAGCGTGAGTATGGACAATATGAGGAAGCTCAAAATCTTATTAATTTTATACGAAAAAGTAAAAGAGGTATTACAAGATAA
- a CDS encoding LpxI family protein: protein MTMEKVGLIAGNGKLPELFLNQCILKGIEPFSVYLFESVEDSVKEHKNSVKYSVAQVGKIISYFKKNGITQLIMLGKVEKNLIFSNLKFDLTATKILLSTKNKKDKNILKAIINYIESENIKVLPQNYLLDEYIARNEVYTKTSPNKNEEKTIEIGIEAARMLTDIDAGQTVVVKDESVIALEGVEGTDKTILRGGELAGKNCIVVKMARRNQDYRIDIPTIGLETIKKVAEINGRGIVIEADKMLFIDKEEVIKFANKNKIFIKGIKI from the coding sequence ATGACGATGGAAAAAGTAGGTCTAATTGCTGGAAATGGAAAATTGCCGGAATTATTTTTGAATCAATGCATTTTAAAGGGTATTGAGCCATTTTCAGTTTATCTGTTTGAAAGTGTGGAAGATAGTGTAAAGGAGCATAAAAATTCTGTAAAATATAGTGTAGCGCAAGTTGGGAAAATAATTTCATATTTTAAGAAAAATGGAATAACTCAGTTAATAATGCTTGGGAAAGTTGAAAAAAATCTGATTTTTTCAAATTTAAAATTTGATTTGACAGCGACAAAAATATTACTATCTACAAAAAATAAAAAAGATAAAAATATTTTAAAGGCGATAATTAATTATATCGAATCTGAAAATATTAAAGTTTTACCTCAAAATTACTTGCTAGATGAATATATTGCCAGAAATGAAGTTTATACGAAAACTTCTCCAAACAAAAATGAGGAAAAAACGATAGAAATCGGTATAGAAGCTGCACGAATGCTGACTGACATTGATGCAGGGCAGACAGTTGTTGTGAAAGATGAATCGGTTATTGCGCTGGAAGGTGTGGAAGGGACTGATAAGACGATTTTACGTGGTGGGGAACTGGCTGGAAAAAATTGCATTGTTGTGAAAATGGCAAGACGAAATCAGGATTATCGGATAGATATTCCAACGATCGGGCTGGAAACAATTAAGAAAGTAGCAGAGATAAATGGTCGTGGAATTGTGATAGAGGCTGACAAAATGTTGTTTATCGATAAAGAGGAAGTTATTAAATTTGCAAATAAAAATAAAATTTTTATAAAGGGAATTAAAATTTAA